The Terracoccus luteus genome includes a region encoding these proteins:
- the tuf gene encoding elongation factor Tu, producing the protein MAKAKFERTKPHVNIGTIGHIDHGKTTLTAAISKVLHDKYPDLNPQFAFEDIDKAPEERQRGITISIAHIEYQTEGRHYAHVDCPGHADYVKNMITGAAQMDGAILVVAATDGPMPQTKEHVLLARQVGVPYIVVALNKADMVDDEEILELVEMEVRELLSQYEFPGDDLPVVKVSALKALEGDAEWGQSVLDLMDAVDTAIPEPERDIDKPFLMPVEDVFTITGRGTVVTGRIERGVLKVNEEIEIVGIHTGPPAKTTVTGVEMFRKLLDEGRAGENVGLLLRGTKREDVERGQVIVKPGSITPHTDFEAQVYILSKDEGGRHTPFYDNYRPQFYFRTTDVTGVVHLPEGTEMVMPGDNTDMVVELIQPIAMEDGLKFAIREGGRTVGAGRVTKILK; encoded by the coding sequence GTGGCGAAGGCAAAGTTCGAGCGGACCAAGCCGCACGTCAACATCGGCACCATCGGTCACATCGACCACGGCAAGACGACGCTGACGGCTGCGATTTCCAAGGTTCTGCACGACAAGTACCCCGACCTGAACCCCCAGTTCGCGTTCGAGGACATCGACAAGGCCCCCGAGGAGCGCCAGCGCGGCATCACGATCTCGATCGCTCACATCGAGTACCAGACCGAGGGTCGTCACTACGCGCACGTCGACTGCCCCGGCCACGCCGACTACGTGAAGAACATGATCACCGGTGCGGCCCAGATGGACGGCGCGATCCTCGTGGTTGCCGCCACCGACGGTCCCATGCCGCAGACGAAGGAGCACGTCCTCCTGGCCCGCCAGGTCGGCGTCCCCTACATCGTCGTGGCGCTCAACAAGGCCGACATGGTCGACGACGAGGAGATCCTCGAGCTCGTCGAGATGGAGGTCCGTGAGCTCCTCTCGCAGTACGAGTTCCCCGGTGACGACCTCCCCGTCGTCAAGGTCTCGGCGCTCAAGGCCCTCGAGGGCGACGCCGAGTGGGGCCAGTCGGTCCTCGACCTCATGGACGCCGTCGACACGGCCATCCCGGAGCCCGAGCGCGACATCGACAAGCCGTTCCTCATGCCCGTCGAGGACGTCTTCACGATCACCGGTCGTGGCACCGTCGTGACCGGCCGCATCGAGCGCGGTGTCCTCAAGGTCAACGAGGAGATCGAGATCGTCGGCATCCACACCGGCCCGCCGGCCAAGACGACCGTCACCGGTGTCGAGATGTTCCGCAAGCTGCTCGACGAGGGTCGTGCCGGTGAGAACGTCGGTCTCCTGCTCCGTGGCACGAAGCGCGAGGACGTCGAGCGCGGCCAGGTCATCGTCAAGCCGGGTTCGATCACCCCGCACACGGACTTCGAGGCGCAGGTCTACATCCTGAGCAAGGACGAGGGCGGCCGTCACACGCCGTTCTACGACAACTACCGTCCGCAGTTCTACTTCCGTACGACGGACGTCACGGGTGTCGTGCACCTGCCCGAGGGCACCGAGATGGTCATGCCCGGTGACAACACCGACATGGTCGTCGAGCTGATCCAGCCCATCGCCATGGAGGACGGCCTCAAGTTCGCCATCCGTGAGGGTGGCCGTACGGTCGGCGCCGGTCGCGTCACCAAGATCCTCAAGTGA
- the fusA gene encoding elongation factor G has product MALDVLTDLKKVRNIGIMAHIDAGKTTVTERILFYTGVNHKIGETHDGASTTDWMEQEKERGITITSAAVTSFWEGTQINIIDTPGHVDFTVEVERSLRVLDGAVAVFDGKEGVEPQSETVWRQADKYDVPRICFVNKMDKLGADFYFTVQTIKDRLGAEPLVMQLPIGAENDFLGVIDLLYMRALVWPGDAKGDVTMGAKYEIAEIPADMLAKAEEYRTALVERVAEADDELMEKYLGGEELTTDELKAGIRKLTVNSDLYPVFCGSAFKNRGVQPMLDAVVDYLPSPLDVPPMIGHKPGNEEVELTRKPSKDEPFSALAFKVATHPFFGTLTFIRVYSGHISSGTSVVNSTKGRKERIGKLFQMHANKENPVEDAMAGHIYAAIGLKDTTTGDTLSDVNEQIVLESMTFPDPVIQVAIEPKTKGDQEKLGTAIQKLSAEDPTFQVHHDEDTGQTIIAGMGELHLDILVDRMKREFKVEANVGKPQVAYRETIRRPVLKYDYTHKKQTGGSGQFAKVQVSFEPLGETEDGSMYEFVNAVTGGRVPREYIPSVDAGIQDAMQYGVLAGYPLVGIKATLVDGGYHDVDSSEMAFKIAGSMVLKEAIRKADPVLLEPMMAVEVRTPEDYMGDVIGDINSRRGQIQAMEDISGAKVVKGLVPLSEMFGYVGDLRSKTQGRANYSMEFDSYAEVPKAVAEEIIKKTRGE; this is encoded by the coding sequence TGACGGAGCGCATCCTCTTCTACACCGGTGTCAACCACAAGATCGGTGAGACCCACGACGGTGCGTCGACGACCGACTGGATGGAGCAGGAGAAGGAGCGCGGCATCACGATCACGTCTGCCGCCGTGACCTCCTTCTGGGAGGGCACCCAGATCAACATCATCGACACCCCCGGGCACGTCGACTTCACGGTCGAGGTGGAGCGCTCGCTGCGCGTCCTCGACGGTGCCGTCGCGGTGTTCGACGGCAAGGAGGGTGTCGAGCCGCAGTCCGAGACGGTGTGGCGCCAGGCCGACAAGTACGACGTGCCGCGCATCTGCTTCGTCAACAAGATGGACAAGCTCGGCGCGGACTTCTACTTCACGGTGCAGACGATCAAGGACCGCCTCGGTGCGGAGCCGCTCGTCATGCAGCTGCCGATCGGTGCCGAGAACGACTTCCTCGGCGTCATCGACCTGCTCTACATGCGTGCCCTCGTGTGGCCCGGCGACGCCAAGGGCGACGTGACCATGGGTGCCAAGTACGAGATCGCCGAGATCCCCGCCGACATGCTGGCCAAGGCCGAGGAGTACCGCACGGCCCTCGTCGAGCGCGTCGCCGAGGCCGACGACGAGCTCATGGAGAAGTACCTCGGTGGCGAGGAGCTCACGACCGACGAGCTCAAGGCGGGTATCCGCAAGCTCACGGTCAACTCCGACCTCTACCCGGTGTTCTGTGGCTCCGCCTTCAAGAACCGCGGCGTGCAGCCGATGCTCGACGCCGTCGTCGACTACCTGCCGAGCCCGCTCGACGTCCCCCCGATGATCGGCCACAAGCCGGGCAACGAGGAGGTCGAGCTGACGCGCAAGCCGAGCAAGGACGAGCCGTTCTCGGCCCTCGCCTTCAAGGTCGCGACGCACCCGTTCTTCGGCACGCTGACCTTCATCCGCGTGTACTCGGGCCACATCAGCTCGGGCACGAGCGTCGTGAACTCGACGAAGGGTCGCAAGGAGCGCATCGGGAAGCTCTTCCAGATGCACGCCAACAAGGAGAACCCGGTCGAGGACGCCATGGCCGGCCACATCTACGCGGCCATCGGCCTCAAGGACACGACGACGGGCGACACGCTGTCGGACGTCAACGAGCAGATCGTGCTCGAGTCGATGACCTTCCCCGACCCCGTCATCCAGGTCGCCATCGAGCCCAAGACGAAGGGCGACCAGGAGAAGCTGGGCACGGCCATCCAGAAGCTCTCGGCCGAGGACCCCACCTTCCAGGTGCACCACGACGAGGACACCGGCCAGACGATCATCGCCGGCATGGGCGAGCTGCACCTCGACATCCTCGTCGACCGCATGAAGCGCGAGTTCAAGGTCGAGGCCAACGTCGGCAAGCCGCAGGTGGCCTACCGCGAGACGATCCGTCGTCCCGTCCTCAAGTACGACTACACCCACAAGAAGCAGACCGGTGGCTCGGGCCAGTTCGCCAAGGTCCAGGTCAGCTTCGAGCCGCTGGGTGAGACCGAGGACGGCTCGATGTACGAGTTCGTCAACGCCGTCACCGGTGGCCGCGTGCCGCGCGAGTACATCCCGTCGGTCGACGCCGGCATCCAGGACGCCATGCAGTACGGCGTGCTGGCCGGCTACCCCCTCGTGGGCATCAAGGCCACGCTCGTCGACGGTGGCTACCACGACGTCGACTCCTCGGAGATGGCGTTCAAGATCGCCGGCTCGATGGTCCTCAAGGAGGCCATCCGCAAGGCCGACCCCGTGCTGCTCGAGCCGATGATGGCCGTCGAGGTCCGTACGCCCGAGGACTACATGGGCGACGTCATCGGTGACATCAACTCCCGCCGTGGCCAGATCCAGGCCATGGAGGACATCAGCGGCGCCAAGGTCGTCAAGGGCCTCGTCCCGCTGTCGGAGATGTTCGGGTACGTCGGCGACTTGCGGTCCAAGACCCAGGGACGCGCCAACTACTCGATGGAGTTCGACTCCTACGCAGAGGTCCCCAAGGCGGTCGCCGAGGAGATCATCAAGAAGACCCGGGGCGAGTGA